In one Gouania willdenowi unplaced genomic scaffold, fGouWil2.1 scaffold_82_arrow_ctg1, whole genome shotgun sequence genomic region, the following are encoded:
- the LOC114460861 gene encoding homeodomain-interacting protein kinase 2-like, producing MSTFLCSDTSAAAAAERPVLRSSTADYSILERIGEGGFGKVLKCQNLKNNKTVAVKIIKEGYEDYFEHEISMLKIISVLDTDRTNLLTFYEHFMYVGYNCLAFELLEIDLYTLMKNREWESLSVNYIRPIAEQLLVALDALKGLGITHADIKPDNVMVVSGNIQELKVKLIDFGVAVKTSSMKPGLEIQLIGYRAPEVSIGLPVSEAIDVWALGCVLVFLYIGENLFSVFCEYQTMKRVSELLGLPRDDQLQAGAYTSVFFCEAEEGSKWRLMTPEEYEFHNIISTKEEHYSVKISTLDDLVNVHSGEESGEVEDREAFVDLLKQLLCLDGNERISPCQAQFHPFFRTSHLNQQETIRHHQPSLQADETSCHASDKKSVLDDASASKSSDRDTLKLATAEADGLPPLTDLDLVSAPTPHLNDDVLDQSSDGVTGCFGSLKKTIQNHFKRIKTFFFNC from the exons ATGTCCACTTTTCTGTGTTCTGATACTTCAGCTGCAGCAG CAGCTGAACGTCCAGTTCTCCGCAGCAGCACTGCAGATTACTCCATCCTGGAGCGTATTGGTGAAGGCGGCTTTGGGAAGGTTTTGAAGTGCCAGAACCTTAAGAACAACAAGACGGTGGCTGTGAAAATCATCAAGGAGGGCTATGAAGACTATTTTGAGCATGAG attTCAATGCTAAAGATAATTAGTGTCCTTGATACTGACCGTACAAATTTGCTTACATTTTACGAGCATTTTATGTACGTGGGCTACAATTGCCTGGCATTTGAACTTCTTGAGATCGACCTTTACACTCTGATGAAAAACCGAGAGTGGGAATCCCTGAGTGTGAATTATATCCGTCCAATTGCTGAGCAG CTATTGGTGGCTTTAGATGCCCTAAAAGGCCTTGGAATCACACACGCAGACATAAAACCTGACAATGTCATGGTGGTCAGTGGGAATATCCAGGAACTGAAGGTGAAATTAATCGACTTTGGTGTGGCTGTTAAAACTTCCAGCATGAAGCCTGGCCTTGAGATTCAGCTTATAGGATACAG GGCTCCTGAAGTCTCCATTGGCCTTCCTGTCAGTGAGGCCATTGATGTGTGGGCCCTTGGTTGTGTGCTTGTATTCCTCTACATTGGAGAAAACCTCTTCTCTGTGTTCTGTGAATACCAAACGATGAAGCGTGTTTCAGAGCTCCTTGGGTTACCGAGGGACGACCAGCTTCAGGCCGGGGCTTACACCAgtgtcttcttttgtgaggccgAGGAGGGCTCAAAATGGCGACTGATg ACACCAGAGGAATATGAATTTCATAACATCATCTCAACTAAGGAGGAACACTATAGTGTTAAGATCTCTACTTTGGATGATCTGGTCAAT GTTCATTCAGGAGAAGAAAGTGGTGAGGTTGAGGACAGAGAAGCCTTCGTGGACCTGCTgaagcagcttctctgcttGGATGGAAATGAAAGGATCTCTCCCTGTCAGGCTCAGTTCCATCCTTTCTTCAGAACATCCCACCTCAACCAGCAGGAGACCATCAGACACCATCAACCCTCATTACAGGCTGATGAGACCTCCTGCCATGCATCAGATAAAAAGTCTGTTCTGGATGATGCCTCTGCATCCAAGTCATCAGATAGAGACACACTGAAGTTGGCCACTGCAGAAGCTGATGGTCTCCCTCCTCTAACTGACTTGGACTTGGTGTCTGCTCCCACTCCTCATTTAAATGATGACGTTCTGGATCAGTCTTCAGATGGAGTTACCGGCTGTTTTGGTTCTTTGAAGAAGACAATTCAAAaccatttcaaaagaatcaagaCTTTCTTTTTCAATTGCTAA